The following are encoded in a window of Candidatus Methylomirabilis tolerans genomic DNA:
- a CDS encoding type II toxin-antitoxin system Phd/YefM family antitoxin, whose amino-acid sequence MKIKEDIKPVSYLKSRSADLISQIHETHRPVIITQNGEPRAVIQDAESYEKTINSLNLMRILAHGEKAI is encoded by the coding sequence ATGAAAATTAAAGAAGACATTAAACCCGTTTCTTATTTGAAGTCTCGGTCTGCTGATTTAATATCCCAAATTCACGAAACTCATAGGCCAGTGATAATTACTCAGAATGGTGAACCACGTGCAGTCATTCAGGACGCGGAGTCCTATGAAAAAACAATCAATTCTCTAAACTTGATGAGAATATTGGCGCATGGAGAGAAAGCCATCTAA